A window of the Synchiropus splendidus isolate RoL2022-P1 chromosome 6, RoL_Sspl_1.0, whole genome shotgun sequence genome harbors these coding sequences:
- the aldh4a1 gene encoding delta-1-pyrroline-5-carboxylate dehydrogenase, mitochondrial, translating into MLRVRAVLCQSWRGFRTASSALVQVNNEPILSFTEGTKERADLLQALNKIQGTTEEVPCVVGDEHIWTQDVRYQLCPFNHSHRVAKFCYADKELINKAILASVAARKEWDLKPVQDRAQILFRAADVISGPKRAEILAKTMIGQGKTVVQAEIDAAAELIDFFRFNAKHAVELQNQQPLDAEGSTNRAIYRGLEGFVAAVSPFNFTAIGGNLAGTPALMGNVVLWKPSDAALSASYAVYRILRECGLPPNIIQFLPADGPVFGDTITTSEHLAGINFTGSVPTFKRLWKQVAQNLDTYKTFPRLAGECGGKNFHFVHKSADVESVVSGTIRSAFEFGGQKCSACSRMYVPTSLWPRIRDGLVSIVQEMRVGDPVEDLGTFFSAVIDDKSFGRIRSWLQHAKSSANLTVLAGGGCDDKIGYFVEPTIVETKDPRDAIMNEEIFGPVLSVYVYPDDDYKQVLQLIDSTSPYALTGAVFAKDESVVEEASKVLRNAAGNFYINDKSTGSIVAQQPFGGARASGTNDKPGGPHYVLRWTSPQVVKETHVPLREWKYPYMR; encoded by the exons ATGTTGCGGGTGCGGGCGGTGCTCTGTCAGTCCTGGCGGGG gttcaGGACGGCCTCCTCTGCCCTTGTGCAGGTGAATAATGAACCAATTCTAAGTTTCACTGAAGGAACCAAGGAGAGAGCAGatctgctgcag GCCCTGAACAAGATCCAAGGAACGACGGAGGAGGTTCCATGTGTTGTTGGCGATGAGCACATTTGGACCCAAGATGTTCGATACCAACTGTGT CCCTTCAACCACTCACATCGCGTCGCTAAGTTCTGCTATGCAGACAAG GAGTTGATCAATAAGGCCATACTGGCCTCTGTGGCGGCGCGCAAGGAGTGGGACCTGAAGCCTGTCCAAGACAGAGCACAGATTCTCTTCAGGGCAGCTGATGTCATCAGTGGACCCAAACGGGCCGAGATCCTGGCCAAAACCATGATTGGACAG GGCAAGACGGTGGTCCAAGCGGAAATCGATGCGGCCGCTGAGCTCATCGACTTCTTCAGGTTCAACGCCAAACATGCGGTGGAGCTGCAGAACCAGCAGCCACTGGATGCAGAGGGCAGCACCAACCGCGCCATCTATCGTGGACTGGAG GGTTTTGTCGCTGCCGTATCGCCGTTTAATTTTACTGCCATCGGTGGGAACCTGGCTGGGACCCCGGCTCTCATG GGTAATGTGGTGCTGTGGAAGCCCAGCGACGCTGCTCTGTCCGCTAGCTACGCCGTCTACAGGATCCTACGGGAATGCGGTCTCCCCCCAAACATCATCCAGTTCCTGCCGGCTGACGGACCCGTGTTCGGGGACACCATCACGACCTCGGAGCACCTGGCAGGCATCAATTTCACCGGCAGCGTTCC GACGTTCAAACGTCTTTGGAAACAAGTTGCTCAGAACCTGGACACCTACAAGACCTTCCCTCGCCTGGCAGGAG AATGCGGCGGGAAGAACTTCCACTTTGTCCACAAGTCAGCTGACGTAGAGAGTGTGGTGTCCGGGACGATCCGCTCTGCCTTCGAGTTTGGAGGACAGAAATGCTCTGCCTGCTCTCGGATGTATGTTCCTACGAGTCTGTGGCCGAGAATCCGAGACGGACTTGTGTCCATCGTCCAGGAGATGCGAGTGGGAGAT CCCGTGGAGGACTTGGGCACCTTTTTCTCAGCGGTGATTGACGACAAG TCCTTTGGCCGCATCCGGTCGTGGCTCCAGCACGCCAAGTCATCCGCCAACCTGACGGTGTTGGCCGGCGGAGGCTGCGACGATAAGATAGGCTACTTCGTGGAGCCGACAATCGTGGAGACAAAAGATCCAAGAGATGCCATCATGAATGAG GAGATCTTTGGGCCGGTTCTGTCCGTCTACGTGTATCCCGACGATGATTACAAGCAGGTTTTGCAGCTGATCGACAGCACGTCACCGTATGCTTTGACGGGTGCAGTCTTCGCCAAAGATGA GAGTGTGGTGGAGGAGGCGTCCAAGGTCCTGAGGAACGCCGCCGGGAACTTCTACATCAACGACAAGTCCACCGGCTCCATTGTTGCCCAGCAGCCTTTTGGTGGCGCTAGAGCATCAG GCACGAATGACAAACCTGGAGGACCCCATTATGTCCTCAGATGGACGTCACCACAGGTTGTCAAGGAGACACACGTCCCTCTGCGCGAGTGGAAGTATCCCTACATGCGTTGa
- the pik3c2b gene encoding phosphatidylinositol 4-phosphate 3-kinase C2 domain-containing subunit beta isoform X2 produces MSAAQMEKEAGEACWGALEGLGLSQKELVLAEALQMEYDALSRLKQDCSGPAGMTSDRPGSTVSHSEPTEVNPVTRAEPAENRLEGPSRDPPLEGRAREPMYILPSCDLSKLGDPPESSHLPDTPPPDLTPPAIPPRIPLGKNPPPLPRGPTPVLDVNLFTPDKDPPKVQSDVINYSLSRNNAEHSGKPVGRSQTLPPQIPPRTYLPVNKSNRNQRRASVDPVRSEPRVSHRGNGFAYQLFQVSEERDEEVAAFCHMLDILRSAFPYNDPSTNSGLIWAAGGDEGQLGVHSPVKVSVVSEHFSEPLTFTCDGSSTVDLLIYQTLCYAQDDLDHVDVSQYLLKVCGYHKFLHNSQTLGTLEFVQQCLKFDCDVHLFLTKRSSVIRELSRTEDDDATASTMNHNILLQERPIRQTVTREALTLLLDTFYTEAESFLLSEAELPLHVERLVQSVKALCSSLAAVETPEVTSALSQLPACPCRVQPRVLKDASVLLLRENREKVVEKLTAAILDLVELYCNTFNANFHTTMQSHCSTTPVQEAGLVTSVLSFNVYAAHRVPVTWAASYEGYFLSCSLTHGGVELCAPQHTSKQLVSKYLFHLVVWDQRVSFPVQIDQLPRETQLTVTLYASSLLPPVGPEDKGKQRRSVETLGWVTLPLFNFRHVLTCGRRLLGLWPSGSGASGNARSSSPNFSQPDSVILQVDFPTSSFQVVFNTPPAADFCPQYDFARLDTVTQTQLDKVLTHKSLFWLTVEEKRLLWEKRWFCRSQSSALPLVLSSAPCWQWTCLPDIYALLKQWSRLGHLDALGLLHASFPDLELRRTAVQWMDSISNLDLLDFLPQLVQALKYECYLDSSLVRFLLRRAIADVRIAHYLFWLLKDNLQDSQFSARYQHLLAALLCCVGRQLRDEFDRQSWLVSVLAKVSQKVREAAPSNRQGVLREGLEDVKDFFSVNETCRLPLNPTLQVRGVNVQSCSFYNSNAVPLRLSFQNVDPLGDHVNVIFKSGDDLRQDMLTLQMIRIMNKIWIQEGLDMRMVLFRCCSTGRGRGMVEMIPHSDTLRRIQVEHGVTGSFKDRPLADWLQKHNSSEEQYEKAVENFIYSCAGCCVATYILGICDRHNDNIMLKTSGHMFHIDFGKFLGHAQMFGNFKRDRAPFVFTSDMAYVINGGDKPSSRFHDFVDLCCAAYNLIRKHTRLFLNLLGLMLSCGIPELSNLDDLKYVHDALRPQESEADATMYFTRLIESSLGSVATKLNFFIHNLAQMKFMSSEDRPALSFASKVHTLKSDGAIRSLYVCRHVRSTSHSRGHTFMVKVEREGQQEAELIQRTFEEFQELHSKLRLMFPSSRLPSFPSRFVIGRSRGEASADRRRDELNGYVWHLIHSPPEVAKSDLVYTFFHPLSRDEKPGPPAIKQAESTWSAAVEKEMGEVKLSISYKNDKLFIMVMHIRGLQPLQDGSDPDPYVKLYLLPDPQKTSKRKTKSARRTCNPTYNEMLVYDRIPQGDLNQRVIHLRVLGDGAFWESTLLGEALIPLKRLVPGQHWVDWHQLGPVRSEAGH; encoded by the exons ATGTCAGCGGCTCAGATGGAGAAGGAGGCTGGCGAGGCCTGCTGGGGGGCCCTTGAGGGTCTGGGCCTCAGTCAGAAGGAGCTGGTCCTCGCTGAAGCCCTGCAGATGGAGTATGACGCCCTCTCGAGGCTGAAGCAGGACTGCAGTGGACCTGCCGGGATGACCAGTGACCGACCCGGGTCCACAGTAAGCCACTCAGAACCAACAGAAGTAAACCCAGTTACTCGAGCTGAGCCTGCAGAGAACCGACTGGAAGGCCCCTCTCGTGACCCTCCTCTAGAGGGCAGGGCTCGGGAGCCCATGTACATCCTGCcctcatgtgacctcagcaAGTTGGGCGACCCGCCTGAATCATCCCATCTACCCGACACTCCCCCCCCAGACCTCACCCCTCCTGCCATCCCTCCCAGGATCCCACTGGGCAAAAACCCGCCGCCTCTGCCCCGTGGTCCCACACCAGTTCTTGACGTCAATCTTTTCACCCCTGACAAAGACCCTCCCAAAGTCCAGTCCGATGTCATCAACTACTCACTGTCCCGTAACAACGCGGAGCATTCCGGGAAGCCTGTGGGTCGGAGTCAGACCCTGCCCCCCCAGATCCCGCCCAGGACCTACCTCCCTGTTAACAAGAGCAACAGAAACCAGCGCAGGGCATCAGTCGACCCAGTTAGATCAGAACCACGTGTGTCACACCGAGGCAACGGATTTGCATACCAGCTCTTCCAGGTTTCTGAAGAACGAGACGAAGAGGTGGCTGCATTCTGTCACATGCTGGACAT CCTGCGCTCAGCGTTCCCTTACAACGACCCATCCACGAACTCTGGTTTGATCTGGGCTGCCGGTGGGGATGAAGGTCAACTGGGGGTGCACTCCCCCGTGAAGGTGTCGGTGGTCAGCGAGCACTTCAGCGAGCCGTTGACTTTCACGTGCGACG GCTCCTCCACTGTGGATCTGCTCATCTACCAGACTCTGTGCTACGCTCAGGATGACCTGGACCACGTGGATGTCAGTCAGTACCTGCTGAAGGTGTGCGGATACCACAAGTTCCTCCACAA CTCTCAGACTCTTGGAACACTGGAATTTGTCCAGCAGTGTTTAAAGTTTGACTGCGATGTTCACCTGTTTTTGACGAAGAGATCATCAGTCATCAGGGAGCTGTCACGCAcg gaagatgatgatgcaaCGGCATCCACCATGAACCACAACATTCTGCTGCAGGAGCGACCAATCAGACAGACTGTGACCAG GGAGGCATTGACACTTTTGCTGGACACTTTTTACACTGAAGCCGAGTCCTTCCTGCTGTCTGAG GCAGAGCTGCCGCTGCATGTGGAGCGTCTGGTTCAGTCTGTTAAAGCTCTGTGCAGCTCGCTCGCTGCCGTGGAGACCCCTGAAGTGACCTCTGCCCTGAGCCAGCTGCCTGCCTGCCCCTGTCGCGTCCAGCCCAGAGTTCTCAAG GACGCGTCGGTGTTGCTCCTGCGTGAAAACCGAG AAAAAGTGGTGGAGAAGTTGACCGCCGCCATCTTGGATCTAGTGGAATTGTACTGCAACACATTCAATGCCAACTTCCACACGACCATGCAGAGCCACTGCAGCACCACGCCGGTGCAGGAGGCCGGCTTGGTCACCAGCGTGCTGTCCTTCAACGTATATGCCGCCCACCGGGTCCCGGTCACGTGGGCTGCCAG CTATGAGGGGTACTTCCTGTCGTGCTCGCTGACCCACGGAGGGGTGGAGCTGTGTGCGCCCCAACATACCAGCAAGCAGCTGGTCAGCAAATACCTCTTCCACCTGGTGGTGTGGGACCAGAG GGTGAGTTTCCCTGTCCAGATCGACCAATTACCCCGGGAGACTCAGCTGACGGTGACGCTGTATGCCAGCTCGCTGCTGCCCCCCGTAGGACCTGAAGACAAAGGCAAGCAGCGCCGCAGTGTGGAGACTCTGGGCTGGGTGACGCTGCCGCTCTTCAACTTCAGACA TGTGCTGACCTGTGGCAGGAGGTTACTGGGTCTGTGGCCGTCtggttctggagcatctggaaaCGCCCGCTCCAGTTCGCCCAACTTCAGCCAGCCGGACAGCGTCATTTTGCAG GTGGACTTCCCCACCTCGTCCTTCCAGGTGGTCTTCAacactcctccagcagcagactTCTGTCCTCAGTACGACTTTGCCAGACTGGACACTGTCACTCAGACACAGCTGGATAAAGTTCTGACCCACAAGTCCTTGTTCTG GTTGACTGTGGAGGAGAAGCGTCTCTTGTGGGAGAAGAGGTGGTTCTGTCGGTCTCAGAGTTCTGCGCTGCCACTGGTTCTTTCCAGCGCTCCCTGCTGGCAGTGGACCTGCCTGCCAGACATCTATGCACTACTGAAGCAGTGGAGCCGCCTGGGTCACCTGGATGCCCTCGGGCTCCTGCACGCCTC TTTTCCTGACCTGGAGTTGAGGAGAACTGCTGTTCAGTGGATGGACTCGATCTCAAATCTGGACCTGCTGGACTTCCTTCCTCAGCTGGTCCAG GCTCTCAAGTACGAGTGCTACCTGGACAGTTCGCTAGTTCGCTTCCTGTTGCGCCGCGCTATAGCTGATGTACGCATCGCCCACTATCTCTTCTG GCTGCTGAAGGACAACCTGCAGGACAGTCAGTTCAGTGCTCGCTATCAGCACCTGCTGGCCGCGCTGCTATGCTGCGTGGGGCGTCAGCTCCGCGACGAGTTTGACCGTCAGAGCTGGCTGGTGTCCGTCCTTGCTAAGGTGTCCCAGAAGGTCCGTGAGGCGGCGCCCTCCAACAGACAG GGTGTCCTCCGGGAGGGACTGGAGGATGTTAAGGACTTCTTCTCTGTTAATGAAACCTGCAGGCTGCCTCTAAACCCCACACTGCAGGTTCGGGGAGTCAATGTCCAG TCGTGCTCCTTCTACAACTCCAATGCTGTCCCGTTGAGACTCTCCTTCCAGAACGTGGACCCCCTCGGGGACCACGTCAATGTCATCttcaag TCAGGAGATGACCTGCGTCAGGACATGCTGACCTTGCAGATGATCCGAATCATGAACAAGATCTGGATCCAGGAGGGTCTGGACATGAGGATGGTCCTCTTCAGGTGCTGCTCCACGGGCAGAGGACGAG GGATGGTGGAGATGATCCCTCACTCTGACACTCTGAGGAGGATCCAGGTCGAACACGGTGTCACTGGCTCCTTCAAAGATCGGCCTCTGGCTGACTGGCTGCAGAAACACAACTCATCTGAAGAGCAGTATGAGAAG GCAGTGGAAAACTTCATCTACTCATGTGCCGGCTGCTGCGTGGCCACCTATATCCTGGGAATCTGCGACCGGCACAACGACAACATCATGCTGAAGACCAGCGGCCACATGTTCCACATTGACTTTGGAAAGTTCCTCGGCCACGCACAGATGTTTGGCAACTTCAAAAG AGACCGCGCTCCCTTTGTCTTCACCTCGGACATGGCCTACGTCATCAACGGTGGAGACAAGCCGTCCAGCCGCTTCCACGACTTTGTCGACCTTTGCTGTGCGGCGTACAACCTGATCCGCAAACACACACGACTGTTCCTGAACCTGCTGGGCCTG atgTTGTCCTGTGGGATTCCTGAACTTTCCAATCTTGATGACCTCAAGTATGTCCATGATGCGCTGAGACCTCAAGAGTCAGAAGCAGACGCCACCATGTATTTCACaag GTTGATCGAGTCCAGTCTCGGCAGCGTCGCCACCAAGCTCAACTTCTTCATCCACAATCTGGCTCAGATGAAGTTCATGTCGTCCGAAGATCGTCCGGCGCTCAGTTTTGCGTCAAAGGTTCACACACTAAAGAGCGATGGCGCCATCAGGAGTCTTTACGTTTGTCGACACGTTCGATCAACCAGTCACAGTCGGGGACAC actTTCATGGTGAAAGTGGAGCGGGAaggccagcaggaggcagagctcATCCAGAGAACGTTCGAGGAATTTCAGGAGCTCCACAGTAAATTAAGACTCATGTTCCCATCCAGCAGATTACCCAG CTTTCCCAGCAGGTTTGTGATTGGCCGGTCAAGAGGGGAGGCCTCAGCAGATAGGAGGAGAGATGAGCTGAATGGTTACGTGTGGCACCTGATCCACTCACCCCCAGAGGTGGCAAAG agtgATCTGGTCTACACCTTCTTTCATCCACTATCCCGGGATGAGAAACCAGGACCTCCAGCCATTAAACAAGCTG AGAGCACGTGGTCAGCAGCTGTAGAGAAAGAAATGGGTGAAGTCAAACTCTCCATCTCCTACAAGAACGACAAGCTCTTCATCATGGTCATGCACATCCGAGGACTG CAGCCCCTCCAGGACGGCTCTGATCCGGACCCGTATGTGAAGCTCTACTTGCTGCCGGACCCACAGAAGACGAGCAAGAGGAAGACAAAGTCTGCACGGCGCACCTGCAACCCGACCTACAACGAaatg CTGGTGTACGATCGGATCCCGCAGGGAGACTTGAACCAACGTGTCATCCACCTGCGCGTTCTGGGTGATGGAGCGTTTTGGGAAAGCACACTACTGGGTGAAGCACTCATCCCTCTCAAGAGGCTGGTACCAGGTCAACACTGGGTCGACTGGCACCAGCTGGGTCCGGTCCGCTCTGAAGCAGGGCACTGA
- the pik3c2b gene encoding phosphatidylinositol 4-phosphate 3-kinase C2 domain-containing subunit beta isoform X1 — protein sequence MSAAQMEKEAGEACWGALEGLGLSQKELVLAEALQMEYDALSRLKQDCSGPAGMTSDRPGSTVSHSEPTEVNPVTRAEPAENRLEGPSRDPPLEGRAREPMYILPSCDLSKLGDPPESSHLPDTPPPDLTPPAIPPRIPLGKNPPPLPRGPTPVLDVNLFTPDKDPPKVQSDVINYSLSRNNAEHSGKPVGRSQTLPPQIPPRTYLPVNKSNRNQRRASVDPVRSEPRVSHRGNGFAYQLFQVSEERDEEVAAFCHMLDILRSAFPYNDPSTNSGLIWAAGGDEGQLGVHSPVKVSVVSEHFSEPLTFTCDGSSTVDLLIYQTLCYAQDDLDHVDVSQYLLKVCGYHKFLHNSQTLGTLEFVQQCLKFDCDVHLFLTKRSSVIRELSRTEDDDATASTMNHNILLQERPIRQTVTREALTLLLDTFYTEAESFLLSEAELPLHVERLVQSVKALCSSLAAVETPEVTSALSQLPACPCRVQPRVLKDASVLLLRENREKVVEKLTAAILDLVELYCNTFNANFHTTMQSHCSTTPVQEAGLVTSVLSFNVYAAHRVPVTWAASYEGYFLSCSLTHGGVELCAPQHTSKQLVSKYLFHLVVWDQRVSFPVQIDQLPRETQLTVTLYASSLLPPVGPEDKGKQRRSVETLGWVTLPLFNFRHVLTCGRRLLGLWPSGSGASGNARSSSPNFSQPDSVILQVDFPTSSFQVVFNTPPAADFCPQYDFARLDTVTQTQLDKVLTHKSLFWLTVEEKRLLWEKRWFCRSQSSALPLVLSSAPCWQWTCLPDIYALLKQWSRLGHLDALGLLHASFPDLELRRTAVQWMDSISNLDLLDFLPQLVQALKYECYLDSSLVRFLLRRAIADVRIAHYLFWLLKDNLQDSQFSARYQHLLAALLCCVGRQLRDEFDRQSWLVSVLAKVSQKVREAAPSNRQGVLREGLEDVKDFFSVNETCRLPLNPTLQVRGVNVQSCSFYNSNAVPLRLSFQNVDPLGDHVNVIFKSGDDLRQDMLTLQMIRIMNKIWIQEGLDMRMVLFRCCSTGRGRGMVEMIPHSDTLRRIQVEHGVTGSFKDRPLADWLQKHNSSEEQYEKAVENFIYSCAGCCVATYILGICDRHNDNIMLKTSGHMFHIDFGKFLGHAQMFGNFKRDRAPFVFTSDMAYVINGGDKPSSRFHDFVDLCCAAYNLIRKHTRLFLNLLGLMLSCGIPELSNLDDLKYVHDALRPQESEADATMYFTRLIESSLGSVATKLNFFIHNLAQMKFMSSEDRPALSFASKVHTLKSDGAIRSLYVCRHVRSTSHSRGHTFMVKVEREGQQEAELIQRTFEEFQELHSKLRLMFPSSRLPRYTQKHTSVHTHTEASVTGSPPHSFPSRFVIGRSRGEASADRRRDELNGYVWHLIHSPPEVAKSDLVYTFFHPLSRDEKPGPPAIKQAESTWSAAVEKEMGEVKLSISYKNDKLFIMVMHIRGLQPLQDGSDPDPYVKLYLLPDPQKTSKRKTKSARRTCNPTYNEMLVYDRIPQGDLNQRVIHLRVLGDGAFWESTLLGEALIPLKRLVPGQHWVDWHQLGPVRSEAGH from the exons ATGTCAGCGGCTCAGATGGAGAAGGAGGCTGGCGAGGCCTGCTGGGGGGCCCTTGAGGGTCTGGGCCTCAGTCAGAAGGAGCTGGTCCTCGCTGAAGCCCTGCAGATGGAGTATGACGCCCTCTCGAGGCTGAAGCAGGACTGCAGTGGACCTGCCGGGATGACCAGTGACCGACCCGGGTCCACAGTAAGCCACTCAGAACCAACAGAAGTAAACCCAGTTACTCGAGCTGAGCCTGCAGAGAACCGACTGGAAGGCCCCTCTCGTGACCCTCCTCTAGAGGGCAGGGCTCGGGAGCCCATGTACATCCTGCcctcatgtgacctcagcaAGTTGGGCGACCCGCCTGAATCATCCCATCTACCCGACACTCCCCCCCCAGACCTCACCCCTCCTGCCATCCCTCCCAGGATCCCACTGGGCAAAAACCCGCCGCCTCTGCCCCGTGGTCCCACACCAGTTCTTGACGTCAATCTTTTCACCCCTGACAAAGACCCTCCCAAAGTCCAGTCCGATGTCATCAACTACTCACTGTCCCGTAACAACGCGGAGCATTCCGGGAAGCCTGTGGGTCGGAGTCAGACCCTGCCCCCCCAGATCCCGCCCAGGACCTACCTCCCTGTTAACAAGAGCAACAGAAACCAGCGCAGGGCATCAGTCGACCCAGTTAGATCAGAACCACGTGTGTCACACCGAGGCAACGGATTTGCATACCAGCTCTTCCAGGTTTCTGAAGAACGAGACGAAGAGGTGGCTGCATTCTGTCACATGCTGGACAT CCTGCGCTCAGCGTTCCCTTACAACGACCCATCCACGAACTCTGGTTTGATCTGGGCTGCCGGTGGGGATGAAGGTCAACTGGGGGTGCACTCCCCCGTGAAGGTGTCGGTGGTCAGCGAGCACTTCAGCGAGCCGTTGACTTTCACGTGCGACG GCTCCTCCACTGTGGATCTGCTCATCTACCAGACTCTGTGCTACGCTCAGGATGACCTGGACCACGTGGATGTCAGTCAGTACCTGCTGAAGGTGTGCGGATACCACAAGTTCCTCCACAA CTCTCAGACTCTTGGAACACTGGAATTTGTCCAGCAGTGTTTAAAGTTTGACTGCGATGTTCACCTGTTTTTGACGAAGAGATCATCAGTCATCAGGGAGCTGTCACGCAcg gaagatgatgatgcaaCGGCATCCACCATGAACCACAACATTCTGCTGCAGGAGCGACCAATCAGACAGACTGTGACCAG GGAGGCATTGACACTTTTGCTGGACACTTTTTACACTGAAGCCGAGTCCTTCCTGCTGTCTGAG GCAGAGCTGCCGCTGCATGTGGAGCGTCTGGTTCAGTCTGTTAAAGCTCTGTGCAGCTCGCTCGCTGCCGTGGAGACCCCTGAAGTGACCTCTGCCCTGAGCCAGCTGCCTGCCTGCCCCTGTCGCGTCCAGCCCAGAGTTCTCAAG GACGCGTCGGTGTTGCTCCTGCGTGAAAACCGAG AAAAAGTGGTGGAGAAGTTGACCGCCGCCATCTTGGATCTAGTGGAATTGTACTGCAACACATTCAATGCCAACTTCCACACGACCATGCAGAGCCACTGCAGCACCACGCCGGTGCAGGAGGCCGGCTTGGTCACCAGCGTGCTGTCCTTCAACGTATATGCCGCCCACCGGGTCCCGGTCACGTGGGCTGCCAG CTATGAGGGGTACTTCCTGTCGTGCTCGCTGACCCACGGAGGGGTGGAGCTGTGTGCGCCCCAACATACCAGCAAGCAGCTGGTCAGCAAATACCTCTTCCACCTGGTGGTGTGGGACCAGAG GGTGAGTTTCCCTGTCCAGATCGACCAATTACCCCGGGAGACTCAGCTGACGGTGACGCTGTATGCCAGCTCGCTGCTGCCCCCCGTAGGACCTGAAGACAAAGGCAAGCAGCGCCGCAGTGTGGAGACTCTGGGCTGGGTGACGCTGCCGCTCTTCAACTTCAGACA TGTGCTGACCTGTGGCAGGAGGTTACTGGGTCTGTGGCCGTCtggttctggagcatctggaaaCGCCCGCTCCAGTTCGCCCAACTTCAGCCAGCCGGACAGCGTCATTTTGCAG GTGGACTTCCCCACCTCGTCCTTCCAGGTGGTCTTCAacactcctccagcagcagactTCTGTCCTCAGTACGACTTTGCCAGACTGGACACTGTCACTCAGACACAGCTGGATAAAGTTCTGACCCACAAGTCCTTGTTCTG GTTGACTGTGGAGGAGAAGCGTCTCTTGTGGGAGAAGAGGTGGTTCTGTCGGTCTCAGAGTTCTGCGCTGCCACTGGTTCTTTCCAGCGCTCCCTGCTGGCAGTGGACCTGCCTGCCAGACATCTATGCACTACTGAAGCAGTGGAGCCGCCTGGGTCACCTGGATGCCCTCGGGCTCCTGCACGCCTC TTTTCCTGACCTGGAGTTGAGGAGAACTGCTGTTCAGTGGATGGACTCGATCTCAAATCTGGACCTGCTGGACTTCCTTCCTCAGCTGGTCCAG GCTCTCAAGTACGAGTGCTACCTGGACAGTTCGCTAGTTCGCTTCCTGTTGCGCCGCGCTATAGCTGATGTACGCATCGCCCACTATCTCTTCTG GCTGCTGAAGGACAACCTGCAGGACAGTCAGTTCAGTGCTCGCTATCAGCACCTGCTGGCCGCGCTGCTATGCTGCGTGGGGCGTCAGCTCCGCGACGAGTTTGACCGTCAGAGCTGGCTGGTGTCCGTCCTTGCTAAGGTGTCCCAGAAGGTCCGTGAGGCGGCGCCCTCCAACAGACAG GGTGTCCTCCGGGAGGGACTGGAGGATGTTAAGGACTTCTTCTCTGTTAATGAAACCTGCAGGCTGCCTCTAAACCCCACACTGCAGGTTCGGGGAGTCAATGTCCAG TCGTGCTCCTTCTACAACTCCAATGCTGTCCCGTTGAGACTCTCCTTCCAGAACGTGGACCCCCTCGGGGACCACGTCAATGTCATCttcaag TCAGGAGATGACCTGCGTCAGGACATGCTGACCTTGCAGATGATCCGAATCATGAACAAGATCTGGATCCAGGAGGGTCTGGACATGAGGATGGTCCTCTTCAGGTGCTGCTCCACGGGCAGAGGACGAG GGATGGTGGAGATGATCCCTCACTCTGACACTCTGAGGAGGATCCAGGTCGAACACGGTGTCACTGGCTCCTTCAAAGATCGGCCTCTGGCTGACTGGCTGCAGAAACACAACTCATCTGAAGAGCAGTATGAGAAG GCAGTGGAAAACTTCATCTACTCATGTGCCGGCTGCTGCGTGGCCACCTATATCCTGGGAATCTGCGACCGGCACAACGACAACATCATGCTGAAGACCAGCGGCCACATGTTCCACATTGACTTTGGAAAGTTCCTCGGCCACGCACAGATGTTTGGCAACTTCAAAAG AGACCGCGCTCCCTTTGTCTTCACCTCGGACATGGCCTACGTCATCAACGGTGGAGACAAGCCGTCCAGCCGCTTCCACGACTTTGTCGACCTTTGCTGTGCGGCGTACAACCTGATCCGCAAACACACACGACTGTTCCTGAACCTGCTGGGCCTG atgTTGTCCTGTGGGATTCCTGAACTTTCCAATCTTGATGACCTCAAGTATGTCCATGATGCGCTGAGACCTCAAGAGTCAGAAGCAGACGCCACCATGTATTTCACaag GTTGATCGAGTCCAGTCTCGGCAGCGTCGCCACCAAGCTCAACTTCTTCATCCACAATCTGGCTCAGATGAAGTTCATGTCGTCCGAAGATCGTCCGGCGCTCAGTTTTGCGTCAAAGGTTCACACACTAAAGAGCGATGGCGCCATCAGGAGTCTTTACGTTTGTCGACACGTTCGATCAACCAGTCACAGTCGGGGACAC actTTCATGGTGAAAGTGGAGCGGGAaggccagcaggaggcagagctcATCCAGAGAACGTTCGAGGAATTTCAGGAGCTCCACAGTAAATTAAGACTCATGTTCCCATCCAGCAGATTACCCAGGTACACACAGAAGCACACGTcagtacatacacacacagaagctTCAGTCACCGGGTCGCCCCCCCACAGCTTTCCCAGCAGGTTTGTGATTGGCCGGTCAAGAGGGGAGGCCTCAGCAGATAGGAGGAGAGATGAGCTGAATGGTTACGTGTGGCACCTGATCCACTCACCCCCAGAGGTGGCAAAG agtgATCTGGTCTACACCTTCTTTCATCCACTATCCCGGGATGAGAAACCAGGACCTCCAGCCATTAAACAAGCTG AGAGCACGTGGTCAGCAGCTGTAGAGAAAGAAATGGGTGAAGTCAAACTCTCCATCTCCTACAAGAACGACAAGCTCTTCATCATGGTCATGCACATCCGAGGACTG CAGCCCCTCCAGGACGGCTCTGATCCGGACCCGTATGTGAAGCTCTACTTGCTGCCGGACCCACAGAAGACGAGCAAGAGGAAGACAAAGTCTGCACGGCGCACCTGCAACCCGACCTACAACGAaatg CTGGTGTACGATCGGATCCCGCAGGGAGACTTGAACCAACGTGTCATCCACCTGCGCGTTCTGGGTGATGGAGCGTTTTGGGAAAGCACACTACTGGGTGAAGCACTCATCCCTCTCAAGAGGCTGGTACCAGGTCAACACTGGGTCGACTGGCACCAGCTGGGTCCGGTCCGCTCTGAAGCAGGGCACTGA